One Acetoanaerobium noterae genomic region harbors:
- a CDS encoding phage tail protein, whose amino-acid sequence MELFKLFGSILVDNKAADESISKTEGKAEGLGGKLTGMIGTAAKWGAGIVAGAGTAVGGMLALANKTAETADVIDKLSERTGINREELQRWKYAAEQSGGDIEKLEVGMKKLSDVMDGATNGSKANVEAFDKIGISLDDLKTKSQSEIFDDVMNALADMPAGAERNALGNDLLGKSYTELLPLLNAGSEGMTGLKERADELGLVMSEDMVKANVVFGDTMADVKAAFGMVFMTISNQMLPTLQIFLDFILDHMPEIQKTFEIVFDVIGKVIEAATHVIMEYLMPWLESLFEWVEANLPAIQAIFESIFNTIGEIIKAFVQIATTIWNKYGEDIKQITEIAFGAIKTIIETVINIIKGIINVALGLITGDWQRAWDGVKQIFSSVWNGMKDLLPQLLEGIYAVLRGAFNVFRDLGKGMFDMVWEGMKSVWSSISNWVSDRMTDLKNALTSWNTTSSKMNTSNVKTSKNEGSHFTGLDYVPHNNYAALLHQGERVLTAKENKAMSTGTGQKIENNFNISSLVVREEADIKKIVKELYNLQKQDARGKGVLFA is encoded by the coding sequence ATGGAGTTATTTAAACTGTTTGGAAGTATCCTAGTAGATAATAAAGCAGCTGATGAATCTATATCTAAAACAGAAGGCAAAGCAGAAGGACTAGGCGGAAAACTAACAGGTATGATAGGCACAGCGGCTAAATGGGGAGCTGGCATAGTTGCAGGAGCTGGAACAGCAGTCGGAGGTATGTTAGCACTTGCTAATAAGACAGCAGAGACAGCCGATGTTATTGATAAATTAAGTGAAAGAACAGGAATAAATAGAGAAGAATTACAAAGATGGAAGTATGCAGCTGAACAATCTGGTGGAGATATTGAAAAACTAGAAGTAGGTATGAAAAAATTATCTGATGTTATGGATGGTGCTACTAATGGCTCTAAAGCAAATGTAGAAGCATTTGATAAGATTGGAATAAGCCTAGATGATTTAAAAACAAAATCTCAATCAGAAATATTTGATGATGTTATGAATGCACTTGCAGATATGCCAGCAGGAGCTGAAAGAAACGCATTAGGTAATGATTTGCTTGGTAAATCATATACTGAGCTATTGCCACTTTTAAACGCAGGTAGCGAGGGTATGACAGGACTTAAAGAAAGAGCTGATGAATTAGGCCTAGTTATGTCAGAAGACATGGTTAAAGCTAATGTCGTATTTGGGGACACTATGGCAGATGTTAAGGCTGCTTTTGGAATGGTTTTTATGACTATATCAAATCAAATGCTACCTACATTACAAATATTTTTAGATTTTATATTAGATCATATGCCTGAAATTCAAAAAACTTTTGAAATAGTATTTGATGTTATAGGCAAAGTCATTGAAGCAGCAACACATGTAATAATGGAATACTTGATGCCTTGGCTTGAAAGTTTATTTGAGTGGGTAGAAGCTAATTTACCAGCTATTCAAGCTATATTTGAATCAATTTTTAATACCATAGGCGAGATAATAAAGGCATTCGTACAAATAGCCACAACTATTTGGAATAAATATGGAGAAGACATAAAACAGATAACAGAAATAGCGTTTGGAGCTATAAAAACAATCATAGAAACTGTTATAAATATCATCAAGGGAATTATAAATGTTGCCCTTGGACTAATTACAGGTGATTGGCAAAGAGCATGGGACGGAGTTAAGCAGATATTCAGTAGTGTTTGGAATGGGATGAAAGATTTATTACCTCAGCTATTAGAAGGAATATATGCAGTCTTAAGAGGTGCATTTAATGTCTTTAGAGATTTAGGCAAAGGCATGTTTGATATGGTGTGGGAAGGTATGAAAAGTGTTTGGAGTAGTATATCAAATTGGGTAAGTGATAGAATGACTGATTTAAAAAATGCTTTAACATCTTGGAATACTACAAGTTCAAAAATGAATACTAGCAATGTTAAAACAAGTAAAAATGAAGGCTCTCACTTTACTGGACTTGATTATGTGCCTCATAATAATTATGCTGCATTGTTGCACCAAGGCGAGAGAGTTTTAACAGCAAAAGAAAATAAAGCCATGTCAACGGGCACAGGTCAGAAAATAGAAAATAATTTTAATATATCAAGCTTAGTTGTTAGAGAAGAAGCAGATATTAAGAAGATAGTAAAAGAATTATATAACTTGCAGAAACAAGATGCTAGAGGAAAGGGCGTGTTATTTGCATGA
- a CDS encoding phage tail fiber protein produces the protein MASASNYLEEAILNYFFRNQSVAQPTQIYLALYINDPTDADTGTEVSGGAYARQQVTFGAPTQTGDKGVIANNQKVEFPIASTDWGQISHWGIRTAQTGGNLLCKGSFSRVENVLSGNRFTIETGNIQVTME, from the coding sequence ATGGCAAGTGCAAGTAATTATCTTGAAGAGGCTATACTAAATTATTTTTTTAGAAATCAGTCGGTAGCTCAACCTACGCAAATCTATTTAGCTTTATATATAAACGATCCTACTGATGCTGACACTGGTACTGAGGTAAGTGGTGGAGCATATGCGAGGCAACAAGTAACCTTTGGAGCACCAACTCAAACAGGAGATAAGGGAGTAATAGCTAATAACCAGAAGGTAGAGTTTCCCATTGCTTCTACAGATTGGGGCCAGATATCTCACTGGGGAATAAGAACAGCTCAAACTGGTGGAAATCTTTTATGCAAGGGTAGTTTTTCAAGGGTCGAGAATGTGCTTAGTGGTAATAGATTTACTATTGAGACAGGTAATATACAAGTGACAATGGAATAG
- a CDS encoding HK97-gp10 family putative phage morphogenesis protein, with product MKINKDGVKFESNVDAVMYSMTELSRAALRDTAKFLRKRMVEKLRNLQGMRKSKRPYSSTQYWVRKRETDLQIGFKHNTWYGAFQELGDRGQPKRDILRGTVMENLDEIQRIQAQYLSALNQEKPDIPSEEEYLSPQGEE from the coding sequence ATGAAAATAAATAAAGATGGAGTTAAGTTTGAAAGTAATGTAGATGCAGTAATGTATTCAATGACTGAGTTATCAAGAGCAGCACTTAGAGATACGGCAAAATTCCTTAGAAAACGGATGGTAGAAAAGCTAAGAAATCTACAAGGAATGAGAAAATCTAAAAGACCTTATAGCTCTACACAGTACTGGGTTAGAAAAAGAGAAACAGATTTGCAAATAGGATTTAAGCATAACACCTGGTATGGAGCATTTCAGGAACTTGGAGATAGAGGACAGCCAAAGAGAGATATATTAAGAGGAACTGTTATGGAAAATCTTGATGAAATACAGAGAATACAAGCACAATATTTATCTGCACTAAATCAAGAAAAACCAGATATACCAAGTGAAGAAGAATATTTAAGCCCACAAGGAGAAGAGTAA
- a CDS encoding HNH endonuclease, which produces MAKEYAKKFYKSKAWQKCRASFIAKRKKIDGGICEHCKNQLGYIVDHIEEISPLNINDPEITLNHKNLQYLCLECHNIKTFSKHSALREGFAFDENGDLIFTESPHKIID; this is translated from the coding sequence GTGGCAAAAGAATATGCAAAGAAGTTTTATAAATCAAAAGCATGGCAGAAATGTCGTGCTTCTTTTATTGCAAAAAGAAAAAAAATAGATGGTGGAATATGCGAACACTGCAAGAACCAATTAGGATATATAGTCGACCATATCGAAGAAATTAGTCCATTAAACATTAATGATCCTGAGATAACACTTAATCATAAGAACCTGCAGTATTTATGCTTGGAATGCCACAACATTAAAACATTTAGCAAGCACTCAGCATTAAGAGAAGGATTTGCGTTTGATGAGAACGGAGATTTAATTTTTACAGAGTCCCCCCATAAAATTATTGATTGA
- a CDS encoding head maturation protease, ClpP-related — protein MAKVRIAGVIISNDQKWIYDWFEMDSFCPNDLRKAITDEYETIEVEINSGGGSVFAGSEIYTALKNHKGQVNVSIVGLAASAASVIAMAGKTVKMSPTAQFMVHNVSAQGEGDYRDMQHMADILKTANETVASAYILKTGKSKDEILAMMDKETWLTAEKAKEYGFIDEVMFTNDDSKFQLLANFMPNIIPTNVIEKMVKEKAQAELDILKLRGEIQ, from the coding sequence ATGGCAAAAGTAAGAATAGCAGGAGTAATAATTTCAAATGACCAGAAATGGATATATGACTGGTTCGAAATGGATTCATTCTGTCCAAATGATTTACGAAAAGCTATCACTGATGAATATGAAACTATTGAAGTTGAAATCAATAGTGGTGGTGGAAGTGTGTTTGCAGGAAGTGAAATTTATACAGCATTAAAAAACCATAAAGGACAAGTTAATGTAAGTATAGTTGGCTTAGCTGCAAGTGCAGCAAGTGTAATAGCTATGGCAGGTAAAACAGTTAAAATGTCTCCTACTGCTCAGTTCATGGTGCATAATGTTTCAGCACAAGGAGAAGGAGATTATAGAGACATGCAACATATGGCAGACATACTTAAGACTGCAAATGAAACTGTTGCAAGTGCATATATCTTAAAAACTGGTAAATCTAAAGATGAAATCTTGGCCATGATGGATAAAGAAACATGGCTAACAGCTGAAAAAGCTAAAGAGTATGGTTTCATTGATGAAGTTATGTTTACAAATGATGATTCTAAATTTCAGCTATTAGCTAATTTTATGCCAAATATCATTCCTACAAATGTTATTGAAAAAATGGTAAAAGAAAAAGCTCAAGCCGAATTAGATATTTTAAAATTGAGAGGAGAAATACAATGA
- a CDS encoding phage portal protein, producing MGILDRFKNKAVTITNYKLITQSGSGFFNYDGKLYQSDIVRACIRPKAQAVGKIIGKHIREDPAGLKINPEPYIKFLLEEPNPYMTGQMLHEKMTIQLMLNNNAFAHIQRDENGYPVAIYPIPANSVEAIQDENFNLYLKFQMANGRSYTFKYSDIIHLRRDFNSNDIFGDNPATALTQLMEIVTTTDQGIINAIKNSNVIKWLLKFHTTLKPEDIKKQTKQFVDDFLKIEDATDGSSAGAAATDAKFDAQQVTPNDYVPNASLVDKTIDRIYNFFNTNKNIIQSSFNEDGWISYYEAEIEPVVMQLSGEYTRKIFSRRERGFGNKIVFESTNLSFASMQTKLGLVQFVDRGIMNPNEVREILNLAPIAEGDVYVRRLDTRPTTE from the coding sequence ATGGGAATATTAGATAGATTTAAAAATAAAGCTGTTACTATCACGAACTACAAACTGATTACTCAATCAGGGAGTGGTTTTTTTAATTATGACGGAAAATTATATCAATCTGATATTGTTAGGGCTTGTATAAGGCCTAAAGCTCAAGCAGTTGGAAAAATTATTGGAAAGCATATAAGAGAAGACCCTGCTGGATTAAAAATAAATCCAGAGCCATATATTAAGTTTCTTCTAGAAGAACCTAATCCATATATGACTGGGCAAATGTTACATGAAAAAATGACAATACAGCTAATGCTCAATAATAATGCTTTTGCACATATACAAAGGGATGAAAATGGATATCCAGTAGCCATATACCCTATACCTGCTAATTCGGTAGAGGCTATTCAAGATGAAAACTTTAATTTATATCTTAAGTTTCAAATGGCTAATGGTAGATCATACACTTTTAAGTATTCAGACATAATACATCTTAGAAGAGACTTTAATTCAAACGATATATTTGGAGATAATCCAGCCACGGCACTAACACAGCTCATGGAGATAGTGACAACAACAGACCAAGGGATTATAAATGCAATAAAAAATTCCAATGTTATTAAATGGCTGTTAAAGTTCCATACTACTCTTAAGCCAGAAGATATCAAGAAGCAAACAAAACAGTTTGTAGATGACTTTTTAAAAATAGAAGATGCTACAGATGGTAGTTCAGCAGGTGCTGCAGCCACAGATGCTAAATTTGATGCACAGCAGGTAACACCCAATGATTATGTGCCAAATGCTTCGTTAGTTGATAAGACAATAGATAGAATTTACAACTTTTTTAATACTAATAAAAACATAATCCAATCATCTTTCAACGAAGATGGCTGGATTTCTTATTATGAGGCTGAAATTGAGCCAGTTGTAATGCAATTATCAGGAGAATATACAAGAAAGATATTTTCCAGAAGGGAGCGTGGTTTTGGAAATAAGATTGTATTCGAATCAACAAATCTTTCTTTTGCTAGTATGCAGACAAAACTAGGTTTAGTTCAGTTTGTAGACAGAGGAATAATGAATCCTAATGAAGTTAGAGAAATCTTAAATCTAGCTCCAATAGCAGAAGGGGATGTCTATGTAAGAAGGTTAGATACTAGACCAACAACAGAATAA
- a CDS encoding phage distal tail protein, with the protein MFNRQPFNRGKFNVSSIQTTGASGLAQMSLSTPLVSASKIISAGGISNLSLKSLSEATINKYSPASTAAMTMGYTANGTKAFIVACDDANMVLGASASQTLSGEQVIKLDNLVLKPGEELIINTCDMTVTLNGQNAMQYFSSDSDFISLLNGLNTLIYSDSNASRKAMFDVIWKDRWL; encoded by the coding sequence ATGTTTAATAGGCAACCTTTTAATCGTGGTAAGTTTAATGTAAGCTCTATTCAAACCACAGGAGCATCAGGACTAGCTCAAATGAGTTTATCGACTCCATTGGTTAGTGCAAGCAAGATAATATCAGCAGGAGGAATATCTAATCTTAGTCTTAAGAGCTTATCAGAAGCTACTATAAATAAATACAGTCCTGCAAGTACTGCAGCTATGACTATGGGGTATACCGCAAACGGAACTAAAGCTTTCATTGTTGCATGTGATGATGCAAACATGGTGCTAGGAGCTTCAGCAAGTCAAACTTTATCAGGAGAGCAGGTTATAAAATTAGATAATTTAGTATTAAAGCCTGGTGAAGAACTTATTATTAATACATGCGATATGACCGTGACTTTAAATGGTCAAAATGCAATGCAGTATTTCAGCTCTGATAGTGATTTTATAAGCTTACTTAATGGACTTAATACTTTAATCTACAGTGATAGTAATGCTTCTAGAAAAGCAATGTTTGATGTCATATGGAAAGATAGGTGGTTGTAG
- a CDS encoding head-tail connector protein, giving the protein MLEKIKMSLRIKHTALDDELIDMIAAAKKDLARVGIINITDEDTLIIQAVKLYCKWHLNYESDADRYKEAYTSMAQSLSMSGDYSV; this is encoded by the coding sequence ATGCTAGAAAAAATAAAAATGTCCCTAAGAATAAAGCATACGGCATTAGATGATGAATTAATAGACATGATAGCTGCAGCTAAAAAGGACTTAGCTAGGGTAGGCATAATAAATATAACTGATGAAGATACTTTAATAATTCAAGCTGTTAAATTGTATTGCAAATGGCATTTAAACTATGAATCTGATGCGGATAGATACAAAGAAGCATATACATCAATGGCACAATCATTGTCCATGAGTGGTGATTACAGTGTATAA
- a CDS encoding phage head closure protein, with protein sequence MYNEIIKLRKIDRTYDEVGEPIETSTEIEVYAKILSIGQQEFYMAHTAGLKPELKFEIADYLDYQNESEIEHEGKIYRVLKTYRKSSKALEITVYGGVDLATS encoded by the coding sequence GTGTATAACGAGATTATAAAGCTAAGAAAGATAGATAGAACCTATGATGAGGTAGGAGAACCAATAGAAACATCAACCGAAATAGAAGTTTATGCCAAGATATTAAGTATAGGCCAACAGGAATTTTATATGGCTCATACTGCAGGTTTAAAGCCTGAACTAAAGTTTGAAATAGCTGATTATTTGGATTATCAAAATGAATCTGAAATAGAGCATGAAGGCAAGATATACAGAGTGCTGAAAACTTACAGAAAAAGTTCTAAAGCTTTAGAAATAACAGTCTACGGAGGTGTAGACCTTGCCACTTCCTAA
- a CDS encoding phage major capsid protein, whose product MNREKYLQMRNALMTEAQNLLNEGKFEEMKAKKAEIEKLDSDFEAIATEQANLAALENKAVPYNPENSAVNPIGAKVVGTTEQDNSKVDYETVFAKVALKRPLNNAEIEVYNKYNPENAYTHNTTNTEIMIPETVIAGIMKEAVELHPILGDVRKLGIKGIVKFVKHTGIVAGDAKYYTESQVVEDEENTFGEIVLGGHELSKSVTVSWKLQEMAVSDFIPFIQEELGERIGAAKAHAIVRGNGTDQPTGIITALKAQTLTPQIKTYATTPGYSDLTAAMAKIASEFAGGVKFYVNTSTLWNNLANLLDGQNRPIFIPDPTSGGVGRIFGKVVEVEDALLDGEILLGNSAKGYIVNTQEQMRLVTEQHAKARTTDFVAYEVNDGNVLAEKAFALIEKAAG is encoded by the coding sequence ATGAACAGAGAAAAATATTTACAGATGAGAAATGCATTAATGACAGAGGCTCAAAATCTTTTGAATGAGGGCAAATTTGAAGAAATGAAAGCTAAAAAAGCTGAGATTGAAAAATTAGATAGCGATTTTGAAGCTATAGCAACTGAGCAAGCAAATTTAGCAGCACTAGAAAACAAAGCAGTGCCATATAACCCTGAGAATTCTGCAGTTAATCCTATAGGAGCTAAAGTAGTAGGAACAACCGAGCAAGACAACAGCAAAGTAGATTATGAGACTGTATTTGCTAAAGTAGCACTGAAAAGACCACTTAATAATGCAGAAATAGAGGTTTATAACAAATATAACCCTGAAAATGCATATACTCACAATACTACAAATACTGAAATCATGATTCCTGAAACTGTAATAGCTGGAATCATGAAAGAAGCTGTAGAACTACATCCTATACTAGGAGATGTAAGAAAACTTGGAATTAAAGGAATCGTTAAATTTGTAAAACACACTGGAATTGTAGCTGGAGATGCTAAATATTACACAGAATCTCAAGTTGTTGAAGATGAAGAAAATACTTTTGGAGAAATTGTTCTAGGGGGACATGAGTTATCTAAGTCTGTTACAGTAAGCTGGAAATTACAAGAAATGGCTGTTTCTGATTTTATTCCATTTATTCAAGAAGAACTTGGTGAAAGAATCGGAGCTGCTAAAGCACATGCTATAGTAAGAGGTAACGGAACTGACCAACCTACTGGAATTATTACTGCTCTAAAAGCTCAAACATTAACTCCTCAAATAAAGACTTATGCAACTACACCAGGTTATTCTGATTTAACTGCTGCTATGGCTAAGATAGCTTCGGAGTTTGCTGGCGGTGTAAAATTTTATGTTAACACTAGCACTCTTTGGAACAATCTTGCTAACCTGCTTGATGGACAAAATAGACCTATTTTTATTCCAGACCCAACTTCTGGTGGAGTAGGAAGAATATTTGGTAAAGTAGTTGAAGTTGAAGATGCTTTATTAGATGGGGAAATTCTTCTTGGGAATTCAGCTAAAGGTTATATTGTTAATACTCAAGAACAAATGAGATTAGTTACTGAGCAACATGCAAAAGCTAGAACTACTGATTTCGTAGCTTATGAAGTAAATGACGGAAATGTATTAGCTGAAAAAGCATTCGCTTTAATTGAAAAGGCTGCAGGTTAA
- a CDS encoding distal tail protein Dit, producing the protein MMGFTFNNKHSSEYGIYIRSIDRSLRPEKRKNLFLINGKHGYLDYGNETYENRYISVELNFIKNSLEDLRTQARSVAEWLSKQGNLIFDDEPNKAYPAKIYDAISLEQINTTGVTSVVFECQPFAESLQFNQVNIPEVTTKPYEIPVNVSGTSETCCIITIKNTGTTNINNITITRKAAI; encoded by the coding sequence ATGATGGGATTCACATTTAACAATAAACATAGCTCAGAATATGGCATATATATAAGGTCAATTGATAGATCATTAAGACCTGAAAAAAGAAAAAACTTATTTCTAATTAACGGAAAACATGGATATTTAGACTACGGAAATGAAACTTATGAGAATAGATATATCTCAGTAGAATTAAATTTCATAAAAAACAGTTTAGAAGACTTAAGAACACAAGCAAGGTCTGTAGCAGAATGGTTATCGAAGCAAGGAAATTTGATATTTGATGACGAACCTAATAAAGCTTATCCAGCTAAAATCTATGATGCTATTAGTTTAGAGCAAATCAATACAACTGGAGTAACAAGTGTAGTATTCGAATGCCAGCCATTTGCTGAAAGCTTACAATTTAATCAAGTAAATATTCCAGAAGTTACAACAAAGCCCTATGAAATACCTGTTAATGTTTCAGGAACCTCAGAAACTTGCTGTATCATAACGATAAAAAACACAGGTACAACTAATATAAATAATATAACAATAACAAGAAAGGCGGCGATTTAG
- a CDS encoding terminase large subunit, whose product MIRNNPDIIYGKIKPTVDAKGLRHYPKDYNPIIEYYEQIKKKQAIVSIKIEKTYKKIVNDIKNSKSEWYYSTARANHILEFAENYCRHSKGKQGGKRITLELWEKAFLATIFGFINIEGIRKYQRAVLIVGKKNGKSLLASIIGLYLQIGDNESGPEIYAVATKKDQAKIIWQEAKSMVRKSPTLKKRIKALTHELDSREYNDGVFRPLASDSDTLDGLNVHGVLMDEFHQWKHGRPLYDIMADGITAREQPLIFMCSTAGTIREDIYDEIYEEAELTINGYDLEDGFKDERSIYFVYELDKKSEWEDEKCWYKANPGLGTIKNLVTLRDKVNRAKKNSNLVKNLVCKEFNIRETSTEAWLSYDELNNPAKFDISLLKPDYGIGGSDLSSTTDLTCGTIIFMLPEDKTIYVEQMYWMPEDLLDIKIKEDHIPYDKWVEQGLLRLCEGNKVHYRDVKEWFVEITEKHDLYIPYHGYDAWSATYYVEDMRNYYGKNGMESVIQGSKTLSSPMKSLGADLKAKRINYNNNPITKWCLSNTTVVIDKNNNIQPAKGASSKKRIDGMASLLNAYVVLERHYDEYINLI is encoded by the coding sequence GTGATTAGAAATAATCCAGACATAATTTATGGAAAAATTAAACCTACTGTTGATGCAAAAGGATTAAGACATTATCCAAAAGATTATAATCCCATAATCGAATATTATGAGCAAATAAAGAAAAAACAAGCAATTGTTTCAATAAAAATTGAAAAAACCTATAAAAAAATAGTAAATGACATAAAAAATTCAAAATCGGAGTGGTACTATAGCACAGCTAGAGCAAATCATATTTTAGAATTTGCTGAAAATTACTGCAGACATTCCAAAGGTAAGCAAGGTGGAAAGAGAATTACTCTAGAATTATGGGAAAAAGCTTTTCTTGCTACTATATTTGGATTTATTAACATTGAAGGAATTAGAAAATATCAAAGAGCAGTACTGATAGTAGGTAAAAAAAATGGTAAATCTTTATTAGCGTCTATAATTGGACTTTATTTGCAAATAGGAGACAATGAGTCAGGTCCTGAAATATACGCAGTTGCGACTAAAAAAGACCAGGCTAAAATCATATGGCAAGAAGCTAAAAGTATGGTTAGGAAATCCCCAACTCTTAAAAAAAGAATTAAGGCGCTTACTCATGAACTTGATAGCAGAGAGTACAATGATGGAGTTTTTAGACCTTTAGCGAGTGATAGTGATACTTTAGATGGTCTTAATGTTCATGGTGTATTAATGGATGAGTTCCATCAATGGAAACATGGTAGACCACTTTATGACATTATGGCTGATGGTATTACTGCGAGAGAACAGCCTCTTATTTTCATGTGTTCTACTGCAGGTACGATAAGAGAAGACATTTATGATGAAATATATGAAGAAGCAGAACTTACTATTAATGGATATGATCTAGAAGATGGATTCAAAGATGAGCGTTCTATTTACTTTGTTTATGAGCTAGACAAGAAATCAGAGTGGGAAGATGAGAAATGCTGGTATAAAGCTAATCCAGGACTAGGAACTATTAAGAATTTAGTAACTTTAAGGGATAAAGTCAACAGAGCTAAGAAGAACAGCAATCTAGTTAAAAACTTAGTATGCAAAGAGTTTAATATAAGAGAAACATCAACAGAAGCATGGCTTTCTTATGATGAGCTTAATAACCCAGCTAAGTTTGATATAAGCTTACTTAAACCTGATTATGGAATAGGAGGCAGTGACTTATCAAGTACTACTGACTTAACTTGTGGAACGATTATTTTTATGCTGCCTGAGGATAAAACTATATATGTAGAGCAAATGTACTGGATGCCTGAAGACTTACTAGATATAAAAATAAAAGAAGACCACATACCTTATGACAAATGGGTAGAACAAGGTTTGCTTAGACTTTGCGAAGGAAACAAGGTTCATTACAGAGATGTTAAGGAATGGTTTGTTGAAATTACTGAAAAGCATGACCTTTATATTCCATATCACGGTTATGATGCATGGTCAGCAACTTACTATGTTGAGGATATGAGAAACTACTATGGTAAGAATGGAATGGAATCAGTAATACAAGGCAGTAAGACACTTTCATCACCTATGAAATCATTAGGAGCAGATTTAAAAGCTAAAAGAATTAATTATAATAATAACCCTATAACAAAATGGTGTTTAAGTAACACAACTGTTGTAATAGATAAAAATAATAACATTCAACCTGCAAAAGGAGCAAGTAGTAAGAAAAGAATAGACGGTATGGCAAGCTTATTAAACGCATATGTAGTGCTTGAAAGACACTATGATGAATATATCAACTTAATTTAA